From a single Nanoarchaeota archaeon genomic region:
- a CDS encoding RNA 3'-terminal phosphate cyclase, whose protein sequence is MLIIDGSYHEGGGQIIRTAVAFSALTGKAVRIENIRAGRQNPGIQAQHLAAVNAVAKLCNARVKGASMGSLALEFSPNPIQGGSFSIDIGTAGSIPLVFQAIVLPALHARENVIFEITGGTSVLWSPTINYFQDIFCYFLKKMGVDINVGLASYGFYPKGGGIVKAIITPCANLKPLNLTKRGSLDKINFLSVASESLKGAKVAERQIEGAKNILKEYHGKTEISYCNTPSPGSFIYLDANYENCKLGASAIGELYKPAEKVGEEAANRLDKQMESDACLDEWMADQIVPYLALSGGSVKVEEITPHVETNIWVVERFLGKIFEVDKAKKIIRVNKS, encoded by the coding sequence ATGCTTATCATAGACGGCTCGTACCACGAAGGCGGCGGGCAGATAATACGGACTGCTGTTGCGTTTTCCGCGCTTACCGGCAAAGCTGTGAGGATTGAAAATATACGCGCAGGAAGGCAGAATCCCGGCATTCAGGCGCAGCATCTTGCGGCAGTCAATGCAGTGGCAAAGCTCTGCAATGCAAGAGTAAAAGGTGCTTCTATGGGCTCATTGGCACTTGAATTTTCGCCAAATCCTATACAGGGAGGCTCATTTTCAATAGATATTGGAACTGCTGGATCAATCCCTCTTGTTTTTCAGGCAATTGTCTTGCCTGCACTTCATGCGCGAGAAAATGTTATTTTTGAAATAACCGGAGGAACCAGCGTCCTGTGGAGCCCGACAATAAACTACTTTCAGGACATATTCTGCTATTTTTTGAAAAAAATGGGTGTGGATATTAATGTAGGGCTTGCAAGTTATGGATTTTATCCAAAAGGCGGAGGCATTGTCAAAGCGATAATAACGCCATGCGCGAATCTTAAGCCGCTGAACCTGACAAAAAGGGGGTCGTTAGATAAAATAAATTTCCTAAGCGTTGCCTCTGAAAGCCTGAAAGGCGCAAAAGTCGCCGAAAGGCAGATTGAAGGCGCAAAAAATATCCTTAAAGAATATCACGGAAAAACAGAAATTTCTTATTGCAATACGCCGTCACCAGGATCATTCATATATCTTGACGCGAATTACGAGAACTGCAAACTGGGTGCTAGCGCAATAGGGGAGCTGTACAAGCCTGCTGAGAAAGTTGGTGAAGAGGCAGCAAACCGTCTTGATAAGCAGATGGAATCCGACGCGTGCCTTGATGAATGGATGGCCGACCAGATTGTGCCGTACCTCGCGCTTTCAGGAGGTTCGGTGAAAGTAGAGGAAATTACACCGCATGTTGAAACAAATATTTGGGTTGTTGAGCGGTTTTTGGGAAAGATATTTGAAGTTGATAAGGCGAAAAAAATAATACGTGTAAATAAGTCATAA
- a CDS encoding translation initiation factor IF-2 subunit beta, whose protein sequence is MDNFNYDELAKRARAQVPEKVLQKERFEIPKISSQIMGNRTFIKDFLQIASTIRRDQEHFLHYMARSLGSSGNIENGTAIFIGKFGMIQIDEKFKRYVDEYVLCHECKKPDTKLFKENRLWFLKCEACGAKKSVADVR, encoded by the coding sequence ATGGATAATTTTAATTATGATGAACTTGCAAAGCGCGCCCGTGCTCAAGTGCCTGAAAAAGTCCTGCAGAAGGAGCGCTTTGAGATACCGAAAATTTCCTCGCAGATAATGGGCAACCGCACATTTATCAAAGATTTTCTCCAGATTGCATCAACTATTCGCCGCGACCAGGAACACTTTCTGCATTATATGGCTCGTTCCCTTGGCAGTTCAGGCAACATCGAGAACGGCACGGCAATATTCATAGGAAAATTCGGCATGATTCAGATCGATGAAAAATTCAAGCGATATGTGGATGAGTACGTCCTTTGCCACGAGTGCAAAAAGCCGGACACAAAGCTATTCAAGGAAAACCGGCTCTGGTTCTTAAAATGCGAGGCCTGCGGCGCGAAGAAAAGCGTGGCGGATGTTAGATAA